In Thunnus thynnus chromosome 11, fThuThy2.1, whole genome shotgun sequence, the following proteins share a genomic window:
- the nup35 gene encoding nucleoporin NUP35 has protein sequence MELQVGTEPMTLGSPTSPKPTPGAQFLPSFLMGDLPAPASPQPRSFSLATPIVESTGGGGSAPQPVVPTPKDKSGAPPVRSIHDDLINVATPLSAHRQAFPVMQSPLSGRQAPTPGTGVQQLCLSPAQVDPFYSQGESLSADDQLDQTWVTVFGFPPASASYILLQFAQYGNILKHTMASPGNWMHLQYQSRLQARKALSKDGKVFGDAIMVGVKPCIDKSVMDCSEAVSSPLSTSFSFSSSILPSTPRSAIRPLSATYRSSGSDYQVVADRQTPRKDDSFVSKAMEYMFGW, from the exons ATGGAGTTACAAG TGGGAACTGAACCGATGACTCTGGGCTCTCCCACCTCTCCTAAGCCAACCCCTGGTGCTCAGTTTTTGCCCAGCTTCCTGATGGGTGACCTGCCAGCTCCAGCTAGCCCACAGCCCCGCTCCTTCAGCCTGGCCACGCCCATCGTGGAGAGCACAG GTGGAGGAGGCTCCGCCCCACAGCCCGTTGTCCCCACCCCCAAGGATAAGAGTGGAGCCCCGCCTGTGCGCAGTATCCATGACGACCTAATTAATGTAGCTACACCCCTCAGCGCACATAGGCAG gCTTTTCCAGTGATGCAGTCTCCTCTGTCTGGACGTCAGGCCCCAACTCCAGGAACAG GTGTGCAGCAGCTGTGTCTGTCTCCAGCTCAGGTGGATCCGTTCTACAGTCAGGGAGAGTCTCTATCTGCTGACGATCAGCTCGACCAGACCTGGGTCACTGTGTTTGG ttttCCTCCAGCCTCAGCCTCCTACATCCTCCTGCAGTTCGCTCAGTACGGAAACATCCTCAAACACACg ATGGCGTCTCCTGGTAACTGGATGCATCTTCAGTATCAGTCCAGACTTCAGGCCAGGAAAGCTCTGTCTAAAGATGGAAAAGTGTTCGGTGACGCCATCATGGTGGGAGTCAAACCCTGCATAGACAAG agtGTGATGGACTGCAGTGAAGCCGTCTCGTCTcccctctccacctccttctccttctcctcctccatcctgccCTCCACTCCTCGCTCCGCCATCAGACCGCTCAGCGCCACCTACAGGAGCTCCGGCAGTGACTACCAG gtggtagcagacagacagacacccAGGAAGGACGACAGCTTTGTTTCCAAGGCAATGGAGTACATGTTTGGCTGGTAA
- the dnajc10 gene encoding dnaJ homolog subfamily C member 10, which yields MGALGMGHRFALGVRRPRPVHLMLPLLLLIIMLAAVWAESRDYYDLLGVNREATTREIRQAFKKLALTMHPDKNPGDSSAHESFLQVNRAYEVLKDEDLRKKYDKYGEKGLDEQQGGRYESWSYYRYDFGIYDDDLEIITLDSGDFEAAVNSGEIWFINFYFPRCSHCHQLAPTWREFAKEMDGVIRIGAVNCGDNNHLCRRKGINSYPSLFIYRAGQKSERFNGERSKDNLVRFSMQFITTTVTQLWQGNVFSEIETAFSLGLGWLITFCSDTGDCLEPRTRQKLAGMLDGLVKVGWMDCASQEQLCDSFQVTSGATALFPPGSSLDQHGSVLWLNTLDSKEIYNQVISHLPDLELLTKESFQSKLAHHRWLVSFTFGDRNSASHEYKKLLAFLRNDHIQVGRVNCMADSELCQSLYIHKPCVAVFKGLGIHDFEIHHGKDVLYDIVGFARDSVRAHVTTLRPDNFPSDRKEPWLVDFFAPWCPPCRALLPELRKASIQLAGQMKFGTLDCTIHHNLCSLYNIQAYPTTVIFNGSSVHEYEGQHSADGILEFIQDLVNPSVVVLDPSSFTERVKGRDEGQIWAVDFYAPWCGPCQALMPEWRRMARLLSGQILVGSVDCQRYQSFCQGQNVRAYPEVRLYPGNTRQQDRYMSYNGWHRDAHSLRTWALSSLPRASVDLTPDSFRSLVLSGQDHWVLDFYAPWCGPCQHFAPEFEVLARILKGEVRAGKVDCQAHYQTCQSAGITAYPTVRFYPYLGTRRHEHSGEHINSREANSIADTIRQRLQQLLPRLQNNLKDEL from the exons ATGGGAGCACTGGGGATGGGGCACAGGTTCGCCCTCGGGGTCCGGCGGCCTCGTCCCGTCCATCTtatgctgccactgctgctcctAATCATCATGCTGGCGGCAGTTTGGGCAGAGAGCCGAGACTACTACGATCTGCTGGGAGTCAACAGGGAGGCCACAACCAGAGAGATACGACAGGCCTTCAAGAAGCTAGCACTCACCATGCACCCCGACAAAAACCCT GGAGACTCCTCGGCCCATGAGAGTTTCCTGCAGGTGAATCGTGCCTACGAGGTTCTGAAGGATGAAGACCTCAGGAAGAAATACGATAAATATGGAGAAAAGGGATTGGATGAGCAGCAGGGAGGACGCTACGAGAGCTGGAGCTACTACCGCTATGACTTTG gTATCTATGATGATGATTTGGAGATCATTACGTTGGACAGCGGAGACTTTG aAGCAGCAGTGAACTCTGGAGAAATCTGGTTCATCAACTTCTATTTCCCACGATGCTCACACTGTCATCAGCTCGCTCCAACG tggagGGAGTTTGCCAAGGAGATGGATGGAGTGATCAGGATTGGAGCGGTGAACTGTGGTGACAACAACCATCTGTGTAGGAGGAAAGGCATCAACAGCTACCCCAGTCTGTTCATTTACAGAGCAGGACAG aaATCAGAGAGGTTCAATGGGGAGCGTTCTAAAGACAACCTGGTCCGCTTCTCCATGCAGTTTATCACAACAACCGTCACTCAGCTCTGGCAAG GTAATGTGTTCAGCGAGATAGAGACTGCGTTCTCATTAGGGCTGGGCTGGCTGATCACCTTCTGCTCTGACACTGGAG ATTGCCTGGAGCCAAGAACAAGACAGAAGCTGGCTGGAATGTTG gATGGTCTAGTGAAGGTGGGATGGATGGACTGCGCCTCACAGGAACAGCTCTGTGACAGTTTCCAG GTAACCAGTGGAGCGACTGCTTTGTTCCCACCTGGAAGTTCTCTGGATCAACACGGCAGCGTTCTG TGGCTGAATACTCTGGATAGTAAAGAGATTTACAATCAGGTCATCAGCCATCTGCCTGATCTGGAGCTGCTGACCAAAGAGAGCTTCCAG AGCAAGCTGGCCCATCATCGCTGGTTGGTCAGTTTTACATTTGGAGACAGAAACTCCGCCTCCCACGAGTACAAGAAGCTACTAGCCTTCCTCCGAAATGACCATATACag gTTGGCAGAGTAAACTGTATGGCAGACTCTGAGTTGTGTCAATCTCTCTACATCCATAAACCCTGTGTGGCTGTCTTCAAAGGACTGGGAATCCACGACTTTGAGATCCACCATG GTAAGGATGTGTTGTACGACATTGTGGGTTTTGCAAGGGATAGCGTTCGCGCTCACGTGACGACTCTGAGGCCAGACAACTTCCCCTCAGACAGAAAGGAGCCCTGGCTGGTGGACTTCTTTGCCCCG TGGTGTCCTCCATGCCGAGCCTTACTTCCTGAACTGAGAAAGGCTTCCATCCAGTTGGCGGGGCAGATGAAGTTTGGTACTCTGGACTGTACCATCCACCACAACCTCTGCTCTCTG tATAATATCCAGGCTTATCCCACTACAGTCATCTTCAACGGTTCCTCTGTTCATGAATATGAAGGGCAACATTCAGCTGATGGCATCCTGGAGTTCATACAA GATCTGGTCAATCcatctgtggtggtcctggatCCTTCTAGCTTCACTGAGAGAGTTAAAG GTCGAGATGAAGGGCAGATCTGGGCGGTAGATTTCTATGCTCCATGGTGTGGTCCCTGTCAGGCTCTGATGCCAGAGTGGAGACGCATGGCCAGG CTGCTGTCAGGTCAGATCCTGGTTGGTTCAGTTGACTGTCAGCGGTATCAGTCGTTCTGTCAGGGTCAGAATGTGAGGGCTTACCCTGAAGTCCGCCTGTACCCTGGCAACACCAGGCAACAAGATCGCTACAT GAGTTACAATGGTTGGCACAGAGATGCCCATTCACTGAGAACATGGGCACTGAG CTCTCTGCCCAGGGCGTCAGTGGACCTGACTCCAGACTCGTTTAGGTCTTTGGTTCTGTCAGGTCAGGATCACTGGGTTCTGGATTTTTACGCCCCCTGGTGTGGACCCTGTCAACACTTTGCCCCAGAGTTTGAGGTCCTGGCTCGG ATTCTTAAAGGGGAGGTTCGGGCAGGGAAGGTGGACTGTCAGGCTCATTATCAGACCTGTCAATCAGCTGGAATCACCGCCTACCCAACTGTCAGATTCTACCCATACCTGGGAACAAGGAGg caTGAACACAGTGGGGAACACATCAATAGCCGGGAGGCTAACTCGATTGCTGACACCATCAGACAGCGACTACAACAGTTGTTGCCACGGTTACAGAACAATCTGAAA GACGAGCTCTGA